Proteins found in one Oryza glaberrima chromosome 4, OglaRS2, whole genome shotgun sequence genomic segment:
- the LOC127769725 gene encoding UDP-glycosyltransferase 92A1-like isoform X2 — translation MPSDGSFRIVLFPFPAQGHFSAFLSLAAHLHDAQPTADITIVSTPRNVEDLRRRSSSQTRYLRFHALPFAPAEHGLPGDIESTDAVPLLHFITLFEATESRSLQDSFDSFVRDLITDAGADGARVCVIADPFLAWTTDVARRRGAAHAIFVSCGAFGSVVFHSLWNHLPHLRAPGDDAFCLPDHPEVTVHRSQLPLYLLHADGTDRWSAHHRRQTSAGYDTDAILVSTMEELETTGLRMLRKTMGVPVYPIGPQVRRRTEHSDHIGDHNDDDVKRWLDTREERPFIWAIRPPFGFDIETTNGREFSAEWLPEGFEERMRAKNIGLLIHGWAPQVSILAHASTGAFLSHCGWNSVLESMAHGVPIIAWPLTADQFFNAQMLEEWGACVEVSRGNWPDSPALERERVVEVVEMVMGITAKADKIRQSVKEIQGMIGRTLEDGGSSKTALEKFLKLHGHIMLKKC, via the exons ATGCCCAGCGATGGCAGCTTCCGCATCGTCCTCTTCCCGTTCCCGGCGCAGGGCCACTTCTCCgccttcctctccctcgccgcccacctccaCGACGCCCAGCCCACGGCCGACATCACCATCGTCTCCACCCCGCGCAACGTGGaagacctccgccgccggtcgaGCTCCCAGACGCGGTACCTCCGGTTCCACGCCCTGCCGTTCGCGCCAGCCGAGCACGGCCTGCCCGGAGACATCGAGTCGACCGACGCCGTGCCGCTCCTCCACTTCATCACGCTGTTCGAGGCCACCGAGTCGCGCTCGCTACAGGACAGCTTCGACAGCTTCGTCCGTGACTTGATCACCGACGCCGGAGCGGACGGTGCCAGGGTCTGCGTCATCGCCGACCCCTTCCTCGCGTGGACGACCGACGTCGCCcgccggcgtggcgccgcgcaCGCCATCTTCGTCTCCTGCGGCGCGTTCGGCAGCGTGGTGTTCCACTCGCTGTGGAACCACTTGCCGCACCTGCGTGCGCCCGGTGACGACGCGTTCTGCCTCCCGGACCACCCGGAGGTTACTGTCCACCGGTCGCAGCTTCCGCTTTACCTACTCCACGCCGACGGCACGGACCGGTGGTCggcccaccaccgccggcagACATCGGCCGGGTACGACACCGACGCGATTCTCGTCAGCACGATGGAGGAGTTGGAGACGACCGGGCTGCGCATGCTCCGGAAAACGATGGGCGTCCCGGTCTATCCCATCGGCCCTCAAGTGCGTCGCCGGACGGAGCACTCCGATCACATCGGTGACCATAACGATGATGACGTCAAGCGGTGGCTCGACACCCGAGAAGAGAG GCCGTTCATTTGGGCTATCCGTCCGCCGTTCGGGTTTGACATCGAGACCACCAACGGCCGCGAGTTCAGCGCCGAGTGGTTGCCGGAAGGGTTCGAGGAGAGGATGCGTGCCAAGAACATTGGGCTTCTCATCCACGGGTGGGCTCCGCAGGTGAGCATCCTCGCGCACGCGTCCACCGGCGCGTTCCTGAGCCACTGCGGCTGGAACTCTGTGCTGGAGAGCATGGCGCACGGCGTGCCAATCATCGCGTGGCCGCTCACGGCGGACCAGTTCTTCAACGCCCAGATGCTGGAGGAGTGGGGCGCGTGCGTGGAGGTGTCCCGCGGGAACTGGCCGGACTCCCCGGCGCTGGAGCGTGAGAGGGTGGTCGAGGTCGTGGAGATGGTGATGGGGATTACGGCGAAGGCGGACAAGATACGACAGAGTGTGAAGGAGATTCAGGGGATGATTGGTCGAACTCTGGAGGACGGTGGTTCGTCCAAGACAGCATTGGAGAAATTCTTGAAGCTGCATGGTCACATTATGCTCAAGAAATGCTGA
- the LOC127769725 gene encoding UDP-glycosyltransferase 92A1-like isoform X1, which produces MPSDGSFRIVLFPFPAQGHFSAFLSLAAHLHDAQPTADITIVSTPRNVEDLRRRSSSQTRYLRFHALPFAPAEHGLPGDIESTDAVPLLHFITLFEATESRSLQDSFDSFVRDLITDAGADGARVCVIADPFLAWTTDVARRRGAAHAIFVSCGAFGSVVFHSLWNHLPHLRAPGDDAFCLPDHPEVTVHRSQLPLYLLHADGTDRWSAHHRRQTSAGYDTDAILVSTMEELETTGLRMLRKTMGVPVYPIGPQVRRRTEHSDHIGDHNDDDVKRWLDTREERSVLYISFGSNNSLRPDQMVDLAMALELTGRPFIWAIRPPFGFDIETTNGREFSAEWLPEGFEERMRAKNIGLLIHGWAPQVSILAHASTGAFLSHCGWNSVLESMAHGVPIIAWPLTADQFFNAQMLEEWGACVEVSRGNWPDSPALERERVVEVVEMVMGITAKADKIRQSVKEIQGMIGRTLEDGGSSKTALEKFLKLHGHIMLKKC; this is translated from the coding sequence ATGCCCAGCGATGGCAGCTTCCGCATCGTCCTCTTCCCGTTCCCGGCGCAGGGCCACTTCTCCgccttcctctccctcgccgcccacctccaCGACGCCCAGCCCACGGCCGACATCACCATCGTCTCCACCCCGCGCAACGTGGaagacctccgccgccggtcgaGCTCCCAGACGCGGTACCTCCGGTTCCACGCCCTGCCGTTCGCGCCAGCCGAGCACGGCCTGCCCGGAGACATCGAGTCGACCGACGCCGTGCCGCTCCTCCACTTCATCACGCTGTTCGAGGCCACCGAGTCGCGCTCGCTACAGGACAGCTTCGACAGCTTCGTCCGTGACTTGATCACCGACGCCGGAGCGGACGGTGCCAGGGTCTGCGTCATCGCCGACCCCTTCCTCGCGTGGACGACCGACGTCGCCcgccggcgtggcgccgcgcaCGCCATCTTCGTCTCCTGCGGCGCGTTCGGCAGCGTGGTGTTCCACTCGCTGTGGAACCACTTGCCGCACCTGCGTGCGCCCGGTGACGACGCGTTCTGCCTCCCGGACCACCCGGAGGTTACTGTCCACCGGTCGCAGCTTCCGCTTTACCTACTCCACGCCGACGGCACGGACCGGTGGTCggcccaccaccgccggcagACATCGGCCGGGTACGACACCGACGCGATTCTCGTCAGCACGATGGAGGAGTTGGAGACGACCGGGCTGCGCATGCTCCGGAAAACGATGGGCGTCCCGGTCTATCCCATCGGCCCTCAAGTGCGTCGCCGGACGGAGCACTCCGATCACATCGGTGACCATAACGATGATGACGTCAAGCGGTGGCTCGACACCCGAGAAGAGAGGTCAGTGCTGTACATCTCATTCGGGTCTAATAACTCGCTAAGGCCTGACCAGATGGTTGACCTCGCCATGGCACTGGAGCTCACCGGCAGGCCGTTCATTTGGGCTATCCGTCCGCCGTTCGGGTTTGACATCGAGACCACCAACGGCCGCGAGTTCAGCGCCGAGTGGTTGCCGGAAGGGTTCGAGGAGAGGATGCGTGCCAAGAACATTGGGCTTCTCATCCACGGGTGGGCTCCGCAGGTGAGCATCCTCGCGCACGCGTCCACCGGCGCGTTCCTGAGCCACTGCGGCTGGAACTCTGTGCTGGAGAGCATGGCGCACGGCGTGCCAATCATCGCGTGGCCGCTCACGGCGGACCAGTTCTTCAACGCCCAGATGCTGGAGGAGTGGGGCGCGTGCGTGGAGGTGTCCCGCGGGAACTGGCCGGACTCCCCGGCGCTGGAGCGTGAGAGGGTGGTCGAGGTCGTGGAGATGGTGATGGGGATTACGGCGAAGGCGGACAAGATACGACAGAGTGTGAAGGAGATTCAGGGGATGATTGGTCGAACTCTGGAGGACGGTGGTTCGTCCAAGACAGCATTGGAGAAATTCTTGAAGCTGCATGGTCACATTATGCTCAAGAAATGCTGA